The genomic window TGATCTGTACCCGAACGAAATCGCAGCACCTCGATGGCTTCGGTGCCCACAAACGTCACCCGCGCGGAGTCGGACTCCGCGCCGAAGTGGGCGTGCAGGTGCGCCCTCACCTGGTCCAGGGTCACCGCGCGGCAGGCACCGGGATCGTCAGGTTCACGCCCGAGTCGGCGTCGAAGACAGCCAGTTTGGTGGCGTCGAAAACCAGCTCCAGCGGCTGCCCGATCGCCGCCTTGGAAGCCGCGGGAACCCTTGCCACGAAATGGTTTTCGTGTGCGTCCGCCTCCGCGGCCAGCTCGTCCAATTGGGCCGCGTGCGCGTCCCAGCCCGCCGTGGAGAAGTACACATACTTGTCGGCGCCCAGCGATTCCACCAGGTCGACGTTGACCTCGAAGATCAGCGCCCCGATACGCTGATAGCCGTCGATCAATGTGGCATCGGCCAGGTGCTCGGGGCGCACCCCGACGATGACGTTCTTCGCGGTGTCATGCCCGGCGATGACCTCCTGGACGTCCGGGGCGAGCAGCACCTCCCCGAAGGGCAGCTTCAGCCCGGTCGCGGTCAGCGTGGCGGGGAAGAAGTTCATCGCCGGCGAGCCGATGAAGCCCGCGACGAATAGGTTGGCGGGCCGCTCGTAGAGCTCGGCGGGCGTGCCGATCTGCTGCGCAACACCGCCGTGCATGACCACCACGCGGTCCCCCAGCGTCATGGCCTCGGTCTGGTCGTGCGTTACGTAGACGGTGGTGGTGCCGAGCCGCTTTTGCAGCCGGGCGATCTCGCCGCGCATCTGCACTCGCAGCTTGGCGTCCAGGTTGGACAGCGGCTCGTCCATCAGAAAGGCTTTGGGCTGGCGCACGATTGCCCGGCCCATCGCCACCCGCTGCCGCTGGCCACCCGACAATTGAGAGGGCTTTCGATCCAGAAGTTCGGTCAGGTCAAGGATTTTGGCGGTTTCGGAGACCTTCTGCGCAATCTGCGCCTTCTTCATCTTCGCCAGCGTCAGCGGGAAGGCGATGTTCTGCCGCACCGTCATGTGCGGGTACAGCGCGTAGGACTGGAACACCATCGCGATGTCGCGGTCTTTGGGTGCCTTCTCGTTGACGCGTTCGCCGCCGATGCGCAATTCGCCCGACGAGATGTCCTCAAGGCCCGCAATCATATTCAACGTCGTGGTCTTGCCGCAGCCGGACGGGCCGACCAGGATCAGGAATTCGCCGTCGGCGATGGTGATGTTCAGGTCGGCGACCGCGATCGCCCCGTTGGGGTAGCTCTTGTTGACGTGCTCCAGCACAATCTCGGCCATCGCGCTATCCCTTCACAGCGCCAGAAGTCAACCCGGCGACAATCCGTCGTTGGAAGATTAGAACAAACACGACGATGGGGACCGTAATCACTATCGCCCCGGCCGCGATCGATCCCGTCGGCTCCTCGAACTGCGAAGTGCCGGGGAAGTTCACGATGGCCACCGGCGCGGTGACCGCCGCCCGGCTGGCGGTCAGCGACAGCGCCAGCAGCAGGTCGTTCCACGCGAAGATGAACACCAGGATCGCCGCGGTCACCAGGCCGGGCGCCGTGAGCGGGAGGATGACCTTGCGGAATGCCTGCCCCGGCGTGGCGCCGTCCATCTTGGCCGCCTTCTCCAGGTCCCACGGGACCTCGCGGAAAAAGGCCGACAGCGTGTAGATCGCCAAGGGCAGGGCGAAGGTGATGTAGGGCAGGATCAGACCCGGCCAGGTGTCGAACAAGCCCACCGCCCGCTCGATGTTGAACAGCGGCGTGACCAACGAGATCGCCGGGAACATGGTGATCAGCAGAGTGGCGCCGATCAGCAGCCGCTTGCCGGGAAAGTCAAGCCGGGCAATCGCATAGGCCGCCATCGCGCCCAGCACCACCGCGATCACTGTGGTAATCAAGCCGATTCCGATGGAGTTGACCAGCGCCGAGCTGAAAACGTCGCCCTGGAAGATGCCCCGGTAATTGTCCAGGGTCACTGACGACGGAATCAGCTTGCCGTCCTTGACCATTGACGTCGGCTTCAGCGACAGGCTCAGGATCCACAGCACCGGAAGCCCGGCGTACACCACGACCAGGGCGTCGACGACGGCCCACAGCGCGGCGCGCCGCCCGCGCGTCAACTCAGCGTCCATCGGCGTCACCACCGGGGGCGGCGACCCCGAACAGCTTGATGTACACCAGCGCGATGATGCCCGCGCACACGAAGACCAGCACGCTGATCGCCGAGCCGAGTCCCACGTCGAAGCCCTTGAACAGGTTGTTGTAGCCCAGGATCGACACCGAGTCGGTATCGGTGGCGCCCTGAGTCAGCACGTAGATGTTGTCGAAGATGCGGAACGCGTCCAGCGTCCGGAACAGCAGCGCCACCACGACGGCGGGCTTGATGATGGGCAGCGTGACCCGGAGCAACCGCCGCCAGGCGCCGGCGCCGTCCACCTGCGCGGCCTTCAGCAGGTCCTGCGGTACCAGGGCCAGCCCGGCCAGCAGCAGCAACGACATGAACGGCGTCGTCTTCCAGACCTCGGCGAGCACGACGACGCCCAGCGACGGGATCTGTTCGGTCAGCGGCGCGACACCGCGCGGCAACAGGTTGGCGAGGTAGCCGGTGCCCGGGGTCCACGCGTAGTACCAGCTGTAGGACGCGACGACGGTGACGATGCCGTACGGGATGAGTACGGCGGTGCGAACCAGGCCCCTGCCGACGAGGGTGTGGTGCATAACCAGCGCCAGCGCGAGGCCGACCACGAACTCGATCAGCACGGAAACCGTTGTGATGGAAACTGTTACGGCCAGCGCAGTCCACCAGTACCGGTCGGTCAGCACCGTCTGGTAGTTGCCGAGTCCGATGAATGTGGTGTCGTTCGGGGTGGCCAGATTGCTGCGCTGCAGGCTCAGCCAGATCGCATAGGCGATCGGATAGGCCGTCACCGCCAGCATCAGCAGCGCCGCGGGCGCGACGAGGATGAAGGCCAGTCGATGCTCGGCGGGAAGGCTGCGGACGCCCAGGCGCGCCGGCCACCCGCGCGTCACGGCAGCAACCCCTTTCGATCGATGGCCTTCTGGACTTGCTTGGTCAGCTCGTCGGCGGTGGAGTCCGGATCGATCTCGGTGATCGGGCTCAGTGCCGCGGCGAGCCTGATCGCCATCGCCTGATAGGCCGGGGTGACCGGACGCACAGCGGCATCGGTGAGTTGCTGGCGGATCACCATGTACATCGGGTACTTGGCCTGGAATTGCGGGTCGGAGTACAGCGAGGTGCGCACCGCCGGCAGTCCGCCGTTGAGGGACACGTATTTCTGGTTCTGCAGGCTGCGCAGGCAGCGCACGGCCTCGAACGCCTCGGCGCGATGACGCGTGGTGCTGGCCACCGCCAGGTTAGCGCCGCCGATCGTCACCTTGGCCGGCCGGCCGGGCAGCACGCCCGGGTACGGCTCGAATCCGAACACCTTCCGGCTGGCCGCGTATGCGGCTTGGAATTGCTCGTCGTTGGGGACGAAGCTGCCGTATTGGTTGATGCTGCCGGCCAACGCCGGATTCTGGTTGAGCGGCAGGAAGCTGACGCCGCCCTTCACGGCGTTCTCCAGCATCGAGGCCAGCACGAACGGCCAGTTGACCTCCAGCGCGGCCTGGCCCTGCTCGACCGCCAGCCGCGCGGTGGCCGCGTCGCTGCGGGTGATCGAGGGATCGGCACCGGGCGCGGTGGCCACCGCCTTGAGGATCCGCAGCGCAGTCACGGTCGCGGCCCGGTGCTCGGGGGTGTCGGTCAGCGTGACGTGGCTGCCGTCCTCGGAGAGCACCTGACCGCCCGCGCTTTCCAGCAGCGTGTTGAACCAGACCACCAGGCCCTCGCCCTCGTTGGCCTGCACCGCGATCCAGCTCGGCTCGCCGGCGGCGTGCAGCCGGGTCGCTTCGGCCACCATCTCATTCCAGTCGCGTGGCGGTTGCTTCACCAAATCCGGCCGGTACCAAAGCAATTGGGTGTTGGTGGTGACCGGTGCCGCATACAGTCTGTGCTTCCAGCGCGCTGTCGCGAGTGGGCCGGGCAGGGTGTCGACTCCCGCATCGGCCTCGGCCAAACCGGCCGGGTCGTCGGACAGCGGAAGCGCCCAGCCGGCCTCGGCGAACTCGGCCGTCCACACCACGTCGAGCGCCATCACGTCCAGGGTGCGGTCGTGACCGGTCAGGCGGCGGGCCAGCTGCAGGCGTTGCTCCCCCGGGGCCCGGGGCAGCCCGACCTGCGCGACGGCGAACCGGCCGCCGAATTGCGTGGTGCACGCCTGGGCCACCGCGGTGAACGTCGCGGAATCATCCGACGGTGTGTAGAAGCTGATGATCAGCCCGTGGCCGGCGGAGCCGCAGGCCGAAAGCGAGGCGACGATCAGCGTCGCCAGCACGATGACGCCGGCCCGGCGTGCGCGCCCGCGGTTCACCCGAACCTCAGTCTTTCGTCCGGCCTCAAATCGCCAGGCGGGCCAACAGATCCCGCGCCTTTTCGGCATTCTGCGGTTCGCAGAGCACGTCGTAGCGACCGGCGACCAGTTGCATGGTAGAACTGAAATCCCTTGTGCCGCGGGCCATTGCGTACGGAACGGCGGAGGTGATCAAGCCGAAGAACACCCCGGCGACCAAACCCGTCAGCAGCGCGCCCCACGGGCTGGGGCTGAAGAAGCCGAGCACCAAGCCGATGAACAGCCCGAGCCACGCCCCGCTGAGCACACCGCCGCCAAGCACCTTGGGCCACGTCAGCCGGCCGGTAACCCGTTCCACCTGCATCAGGTCGACGCCGACAATGGTCACCTGCTGGACCGGGAACTGCTGATCGGACAGGTAATCGACGGCACGCTGCGCCTCGGCGTAGGTGGGATACGACCCGACCGGCCAGCCCTTGGGCGGAGTCGGTAGACCGGGCGCGCTGCGCCGCCCCGCGACCGCGCCGCCGGGCGTTGCGCCGGGCACCTGCCCGGGCTGGAAAGGACTAGTCATCGGCGCCATTCTCCTCCGTCCGTGCCATCCTTTCACCCCACCCCCAATTCACGCTGAGGCGAAGTCCTCCGGTGCCCGCGAACGCCGGTCGCGGCCGCTAGGTTGAACAGCATGACAACTCCGGGCGGTGGTGGCGGCCAGGACCCCGAAAGGCCTGCCTGGGACGCCCCCTGGGAGCCGCCGGGCGGCTACCCGCCCCCCGGATATCCGCCCCCGGCCTTCGGCTACTCCGCACCGCCGCCCGGCTACGGCGGGCCGCCACCGGGCTACCGGCCCCCAGGCGACTACTACCCGGGGCAGGACTACCCAGGCGGTTACGGGCCCCCGCCGGGGACCAACGGGATGGCCATCGGCTCGCTGATCTCGTCGTTCACCGGATTGTTCTGCTGCATCGGCGGCATCGTCGCCATCGTCCTGGGCATCATCGCGCTCGACCAGATCAAGCGAACCCGGCAGGACGGTTACGCGATTGCCGTCGCCGGGATCGTGATCGGAATCGCCACTCTGGTCATCGCTTTGGTCGTCGGCATCTTTGCCATGCATTCGAGCTAGCGGCACGCGCCACGACGCTGCGGCTGCGCGCCCGGCTGCTTAGGCTCTTTGCCATGGCACCGGTCAACAGGGTGTACGTCGCGCGGCTCGCGCGGATGCTGGTGTTGGGTCCGCTCGGCGAGAACTACGGCCGGGTGCGCGACGTCGTGATCAGCATCAGCATCGTGCGCCAACAACCGCGCGTGTTGGGGCTCGTCGTCGATCTGGCGACGCATCGCAGCATCTTCATCCCGATCCTGCGGGTCGGGACGATCGAGCCCAACGCAGTCACGCTGAGCACCGGAAGCGTGTCGCTGCGCCACTTCGAGCAGCGGCCCGGCGAGGTGCTGGCGATGGGGCAGATCCTCGACACCCAGGTCAAGGTCAACGACCCCGAGCTGCCCGAGCTAGCCGGGCACGACGTCGTGATCACCGACCTGGGGATCGAGCAGTCCCGCACCCGCGACTGGCTGGTGACCCGGGTGGCGGTCCGACCCCAGCGGCGACTGGGACGGCGCGGGCCAGTGAACGTTGTGGACTGGCGCAGCGTGCAGGGGCTGACACCGTCGGCATTGGCGATGCCCGGCCAGGCGGTGGCCCAGCTGCTCAACCAATTCGAGGGGCGCCGCGCCGTCGACGTCGCAGATGCCATCCGTGGCCTGCCGCCCAAGCGGCGCCTCGAGGTGTTCAAGGCGCTGGGCGATTCGCGGCTGGCCGACATCCTGCAGGAGCTGCCGGAGTCGGAGCAGGCCGAGGCGCTGTCGCAGTTGGGCACCGAGCGCGCGGCCGACGTGCTCGAAAAGATGGATCCCGACGACGCCGCCGACCTGCTCGGCGAGATGAACCCGACTGACGCCGAGCTGCTGCTGACCCGGATGGACCCCGACGAGTCCGAACCGGTGCGCCGGCTGCTGACGCACTCGCCCGACACCGCGGGCGGGTTGATGACGTCGGATCCGCTGGTGCTGACCGCCGATACGACGGTCGCCGAGGCCCTGGCCCGGGCGCGCGACGGCGACCTCACCGCGGCGCTGTCGTCGATGGTGTTCGTGACGCGGCCGCCGACGGCCACCCCGACCGGGCGCTACCTGGGCTGCGTACACCTGCAGCGGCTGCTGCGCGAACCGCCGAGCGAACTCGTCGGCGGGATCGTCGACAACGACCTACTCGCCCTGGCCCCGGAGACGTCCCTGGCGTCGGTCACCCGGTATTTCGCCGCATACAACCTGGTCTGCGGCCCGGTGGTAGACGACGAGAACCACCTGCTGGGAGCGGTGACCGTGGACGACCTGCTCGACCACCTGCTGCCGCACGACTGGCGGGCCGACGCGCAGGAGCTGGACGCCGCGGCCGCCGCAACCGGAGGCACCCCGTGACCAAGCCGACGCCGCCGCGGCGGCTGTACACCCCGCGCACGTCGCGGGGCCTGTCGCTGCGGCTGGATCCCGAAACGATCGGGCAGAGCACCGAGGCCATCGCCCGCTTCTTCGGTACCGGTCGTTATCTGCTGATCCAGACCGTCGTCGTGATCGTCTGGATCGCCTTCAACCTCATCGCCGTCGAGCAGCGCTTCGACCCCTACCCCTTCATCCTGCTGAACCTGGCCTTCTCCACCCAGGCCGCCTACGCCGCCCCGTTGATCCTGCTAGCTCAGAACCGGCAGGAGAACCGGGACCGCGTCGCCCTCGACGAGGACCGCCGCCGCGCCGCGCAGACCAAGGCCGACACCGAGTTCCTGGCGCGCGAACTGGCCGCGCTGCGGTTGGCCATCGGCGAGGTCGTGACCCGCGAGTACCTGCGCGACGAGCTGGACGAACTACGCGATGTGCTGACCGCTCCGCCGCTGCACGCGCCGCAGGAAACCGACGTCCGCGGCGATAAAAACCTGGAGCAAACGGCCAAGAAATCCCTCTGAATATCAAATCCGCCATTGCGCCACTCCCGTCACGGGAGTTATGTATGTTGATCTAGTTCACGAAGCTAAGAAGAGGTTTCCGGCAGCTCACAGAACTTTTCCGGCAGCTCAACAACTTAGGACGGTCGAGTGCGCGTAGGGGGACGCTGGGGTGCACGCCAAGTCGACGCGGCGGCACCGAAACGGGTTGGCATAACACGCACGCCGGTATTCGGCGTAGCCGTGATCGCTCCCTTGGTACTCGCCGGAGCCGTCTCGGGCGCGCCGACCACGACGCACGGCGTCGCCAAGAGCCCGATCCCGTCGGTGCACGCCGTCATCACTCCGGTCGCCGCGGTTTCGCCGACGGTCCCCGATCTCAGCGGTCCCGTCGTCATCGGCCTGGACCACGCCCCGACGGCATTTCACATCGGTTCGGCCACCCGGTCCGCGCCACCGCCGCCGATGATCGTGAACGCGCCTGGTGCACTAGGCATTCCGACTATCGCCCTGTCGGCCTACCGCAACGCCGAACAGCGGATGGCCGTCGAGGCCCCGGGTTGCGGCGTCAGCTGGAACCTGCTGGCCGGGATCGGACGCATCGAGTCCGGCCACGCCGGCGGCGGCGCCGTCGACTCACGCGGCACCGCGGTCAACCCGATCTACGGCCCCGCGCTGGACGGCACACTGCCCGGCAACGAGGTCATCATCTCCAGCAGCGCCGGCAGTCGGGTCACCTACGCCCGCGCGATGGGGCCGATGCAGTTCCTGCCCGGCACCTGGGCGCGCTACGCCTCCGACGGCAAGGGCGACGGGACCGCCGACCCGCAGAACATCTTCGACGCCACCCTGGCCGCCGCCCGCTACCTGTGCAGCGGCGGGCTGAATCTGCGCGACCCGAACGGCGTGATGTCCGCGATCCTGCGCTACAACAACTCGATGCCGTACGCGCAGAACGTGCTGGGCTGGGCGGCCGCCTACGCCACCGGCGTCGTCCCGGTCGACCTGCCGCCGATCACCGGCCCTCCACCACCGCTCGGCAGCACGCACGACGAGCATCCGGAAGGCCTGGGCCCCGGTCTGCCGATGAACATCAACGGCCTGTCGATCAACGACCCGATGGCGCGGATGCCGCTGATCGACCTGACCGGCCAACAGCCGGCCGCCACGACACCGCCGAT from Mycobacterium shigaense includes these protein-coding regions:
- a CDS encoding ABC transporter ATP-binding protein; this translates as MAEIVLEHVNKSYPNGAIAVADLNITIADGEFLILVGPSGCGKTTTLNMIAGLEDISSGELRIGGERVNEKAPKDRDIAMVFQSYALYPHMTVRQNIAFPLTLAKMKKAQIAQKVSETAKILDLTELLDRKPSQLSGGQRQRVAMGRAIVRQPKAFLMDEPLSNLDAKLRVQMRGEIARLQKRLGTTTVYVTHDQTEAMTLGDRVVVMHGGVAQQIGTPAELYERPANLFVAGFIGSPAMNFFPATLTATGLKLPFGEVLLAPDVQEVIAGHDTAKNVIVGVRPEHLADATLIDGYQRIGALIFEVNVDLVESLGADKYVYFSTAGWDAHAAQLDELAAEADAHENHFVARVPAASKAAIGQPLELVFDATKLAVFDADSGVNLTIPVPAAR
- a CDS encoding carbohydrate ABC transporter permease, giving the protein MDAELTRGRRAALWAVVDALVVVYAGLPVLWILSLSLKPTSMVKDGKLIPSSVTLDNYRGIFQGDVFSSALVNSIGIGLITTVIAVVLGAMAAYAIARLDFPGKRLLIGATLLITMFPAISLVTPLFNIERAVGLFDTWPGLILPYITFALPLAIYTLSAFFREVPWDLEKAAKMDGATPGQAFRKVILPLTAPGLVTAAILVFIFAWNDLLLALSLTASRAAVTAPVAIVNFPGTSQFEEPTGSIAAGAIVITVPIVVFVLIFQRRIVAGLTSGAVKG
- a CDS encoding carbohydrate ABC transporter permease — protein: MTRGWPARLGVRSLPAEHRLAFILVAPAALLMLAVTAYPIAYAIWLSLQRSNLATPNDTTFIGLGNYQTVLTDRYWWTALAVTVSITTVSVLIEFVVGLALALVMHHTLVGRGLVRTAVLIPYGIVTVVASYSWYYAWTPGTGYLANLLPRGVAPLTEQIPSLGVVVLAEVWKTTPFMSLLLLAGLALVPQDLLKAAQVDGAGAWRRLLRVTLPIIKPAVVVALLFRTLDAFRIFDNIYVLTQGATDTDSVSILGYNNLFKGFDVGLGSAISVLVFVCAGIIALVYIKLFGVAAPGGDADGR
- a CDS encoding extracellular solute-binding protein, whose translation is MNRGRARRAGVIVLATLIVASLSACGSAGHGLIISFYTPSDDSATFTAVAQACTTQFGGRFAVAQVGLPRAPGEQRLQLARRLTGHDRTLDVMALDVVWTAEFAEAGWALPLSDDPAGLAEADAGVDTLPGPLATARWKHRLYAAPVTTNTQLLWYRPDLVKQPPRDWNEMVAEATRLHAAGEPSWIAVQANEGEGLVVWFNTLLESAGGQVLSEDGSHVTLTDTPEHRAATVTALRILKAVATAPGADPSITRSDAATARLAVEQGQAALEVNWPFVLASMLENAVKGGVSFLPLNQNPALAGSINQYGSFVPNDEQFQAAYAASRKVFGFEPYPGVLPGRPAKVTIGGANLAVASTTRHRAEAFEAVRCLRSLQNQKYVSLNGGLPAVRTSLYSDPQFQAKYPMYMVIRQQLTDAAVRPVTPAYQAMAIRLAAALSPITEIDPDSTADELTKQVQKAIDRKGLLP
- a CDS encoding general stress protein, with protein sequence MTSPFQPGQVPGATPGGAVAGRRSAPGLPTPPKGWPVGSYPTYAEAQRAVDYLSDQQFPVQQVTIVGVDLMQVERVTGRLTWPKVLGGGVLSGAWLGLFIGLVLGFFSPSPWGALLTGLVAGVFFGLITSAVPYAMARGTRDFSSTMQLVAGRYDVLCEPQNAEKARDLLARLAI
- a CDS encoding DUF4190 domain-containing protein, whose product is MTTPGGGGGQDPERPAWDAPWEPPGGYPPPGYPPPAFGYSAPPPGYGGPPPGYRPPGDYYPGQDYPGGYGPPPGTNGMAIGSLISSFTGLFCCIGGIVAIVLGIIALDQIKRTRQDGYAIAVAGIVIGIATLVIALVVGIFAMHSS
- a CDS encoding magnesium transporter MgtE N-terminal domain-containing protein, with product MAPVNRVYVARLARMLVLGPLGENYGRVRDVVISISIVRQQPRVLGLVVDLATHRSIFIPILRVGTIEPNAVTLSTGSVSLRHFEQRPGEVLAMGQILDTQVKVNDPELPELAGHDVVITDLGIEQSRTRDWLVTRVAVRPQRRLGRRGPVNVVDWRSVQGLTPSALAMPGQAVAQLLNQFEGRRAVDVADAIRGLPPKRRLEVFKALGDSRLADILQELPESEQAEALSQLGTERAADVLEKMDPDDAADLLGEMNPTDAELLLTRMDPDESEPVRRLLTHSPDTAGGLMTSDPLVLTADTTVAEALARARDGDLTAALSSMVFVTRPPTATPTGRYLGCVHLQRLLREPPSELVGGIVDNDLLALAPETSLASVTRYFAAYNLVCGPVVDDENHLLGAVTVDDLLDHLLPHDWRADAQELDAAAAATGGTP
- a CDS encoding DUF1003 domain-containing protein; translated protein: MTKPTPPRRLYTPRTSRGLSLRLDPETIGQSTEAIARFFGTGRYLLIQTVVVIVWIAFNLIAVEQRFDPYPFILLNLAFSTQAAYAAPLILLAQNRQENRDRVALDEDRRRAAQTKADTEFLARELAALRLAIGEVVTREYLRDELDELRDVLTAPPLHAPQETDVRGDKNLEQTAKKSL
- a CDS encoding lytic transglycosylase domain-containing protein, translating into MRVGGRWGARQVDAAAPKRVGITRTPVFGVAVIAPLVLAGAVSGAPTTTHGVAKSPIPSVHAVITPVAAVSPTVPDLSGPVVIGLDHAPTAFHIGSATRSAPPPPMIVNAPGALGIPTIALSAYRNAEQRMAVEAPGCGVSWNLLAGIGRIESGHAGGGAVDSRGTAVNPIYGPALDGTLPGNEVIISSSAGSRVTYARAMGPMQFLPGTWARYASDGKGDGTADPQNIFDATLAAARYLCSGGLNLRDPNGVMSAILRYNNSMPYAQNVLGWAAAYATGVVPVDLPPITGPPPPLGSTHDEHPEGLGPGLPMNINGLSINDPMARMPLIDLTGQQPAATTPPMFPWMAPPTQQPPQGHMPGCTLICISSQNPPADAPPPPWAPQAPPPPPWAPQAPPPPPWAPQDAPPAAAPAPASPPWAPQDAPPAAAPAPASPPWAPQDAPPAAAPAPASPFAH